The sequence tgggcaagggcggcgagcaccatcagatgctcttcttcctgtaCGTCGGCCGCGGCTttctcctccagcagcgcggcgagctcttcctcctcatcggagtccATCGCCGAGTCagtcaaaacgccgaacaccttgcgctcggtgggcgtttacccgccgttaaaccgcgcctccgcggccggaaacggcggccaGCAGCGCCCCGTGCcgcgggaggggctgccgcggcgaagcacTGCTATTTTCCggtggggaatggctatctagcggagtaggccgGCGCCCGTCGCCGGGATACAGCtggtggtggccgagggcgcggggggtgcgaggcgagtcggggaagaaaaacttgacttttcccctgtcggtgtgggccaggcgtgcttttccctagcgccggagcccccaacggctccccagcgcgccgggttcggcctgtgaccgccgggcggaaaaagggtccgaaccggcgattttcggcgtcctgggggcgcgactgggccgttttttggcgccggcgcgaaaaaatcgcctggggaggccttcttgggggcgcggctggagatgccctaagtagcATAGTGGTATAAGCGTATGAGGGGTTGGTATGTGTGGTTCTATCCTGGGTTGGATCAGCACGGCCGGCGGCTTGCAACATTTATCCTCTTCCTCCCTTGCCGTCTACATGGGATAGACACGGCAACTTGAGGGACCTTGCACTCCCTATCGTTTTGGTGGAGCAACATGTTAAGAAGCAACATCCCCAGAAAAATGGCCATGGCATGCATCACCATGCTAGTTTTCTTCTAACACAGTACAGACGGAGATGGTCATACATACGCACATAAGCTCATTCCTAAAAACAAAAGCATGCACACTCTACCCTTATGAgaacctccgagagactgagccgacacatCGTCTTGAGATTAATTATTAGACCAATATGTCACGTATCGTGACATATCTCATAATCCCCTAAATTGAGGAGAGTCGTCATTATTGTGATCTTCCATTTATGGTTAGGATTGTAATATTTGTCTATACATTAACACGCAATGGAAAAGCTCAAGTGTGGCAAATTCCCTTAATCGCTCCTATGGTATCGGAGCCTAGCGATCATCGTGCTTCCGCACCcacctcccaccgctgccgcctccTTCTTTCCCTAATCGCTTCTATTGATGAAGTCGCCACAGACATGTTCGTAGTACAAGAACATCTCTGCCCACAAACGCACATGGCCAAAAGGCCTTAAATAAATCAAGAGAAATGTCAGCACCAGGAATGCACATCTGGTGGAcgggataccactgtcctcctaacgaTCTAATCGCAGTTTGGTTCGTCTTCATCATGCTAGTTGGTTGGACCATTTGAAATTAGAGAAACGCTCGTGTTTTCAAACACAAATCCACACCAACACAGGTTATGTCCAGCATCATCAAAAGGGAAGGTTGACTTTGGTTATTGTGGGTGCAAAAAAATAGGGGTACTAACATAATACTGGGAGAGCAATGACCCCTTTTGTATTTGGGGTGATGTGTAACAATTTTTGTTATCTTTTTTAATTAATGAATGAGGCAAAGCTTATGCcttcattttgatttttttttaatttgtgcATTGATATATAGCCGTAAATTCCGAACCAAACATAATAGCGTCTTCACAAAAATTGACCATGCATTCACACGAAATTCCAGACATGCAACTATCCAGATTTATTCGAGTTTAATTAGGTACAAGTACATCACGAGATGGTATTACCGTCTACATAAGGTGGTGCGTGACAGTAGATTAATCATAGACATCTTCATAGTCGACACAAACGTCTCTGCCCACTAaacgcacatcgccaaaaggcctgaaataaatccagagaAATGCCAGCACCAAGAGCGCATATCTGGTGGGATAgagataccactgtcctcctaactatCTAACCACGGTTCGGTTCGTCTTCACCATGCTAGTTGGTTGAACCAATTGGAACAAGAGAAACGCTCGTGTGTTCCGACACAAATCAACACCAGCACTGGTTACCTCGGGCCTGATCAAAAGGGAAGCTTGACTTTGGGTTTTTGTGGGTGCAAAGAAATAGGGGTACTAACATAATACCGGGAGAATAGTGACCCCTTTTTGTATTTGGGGTGATGTGTAATAAACCTTTTAAttaacagtttgtctaattcacatctagatgtttttaagGCTGTCATATCTAAGCTCTCGCAAATATATAATTCATCagcaagaaaacaaaaaaatagaacaCAAAAattagaccacaaacagagtggacatcaggtTAGATGTGTCATagctatgtcacatctagatgtgtcctagacagaccctttaaCTAATGGATGAGACAAAGCTTATGCCTCCATTTTGATTATTATTTTTTACTTTGTGCATTGATATATAGGCGTAAGTTCCGAACCAAACGTAATATCATCTTCACAAAAAATTGACCATGCATTCACACGAAATTCCAAACATGCAACGATCCAAATTTATTCGAGTTTAAGTAGGTACAAGTACATCACGAGACGGTATTACCGAGTACATAAGGTGGTGCGTGACAGTAGATTAACTTGTGCTAACCAATTACATATATCGATGGATCCTCGCATGCATTGTGTCTGGGAGATGGGGCATGCTGCACGCGGATGTAATTAGGGCTGGCCACCCGCCGGTGGTCTACATCCGTAAACTGTGCGGCACCCACGGCCGGTGTAGGGTTGACCGGCACCGCCCGGCGTCGGAACAGCAGGGACGTTAGGGTCGAGAGCACCGGTGCCTGGACGGGAAACCATGGACGGACGTTATTCAGCAGGTCGAGGTCAGCATGTATAACAAGTTAATCAATTACAAAAATGGGGAGGAAATGAACGGACACCGTCCGACGACTGACCTGAGGCGGCGGCGTCGTGGACGGCCGTGGCTCCAAGGCAGACGGAGCTGTTGATGATGatcgcggcgacgacgacgaagagAGCGATCTGCAGGAGCACCGTGGGACGACGGCCGCCAGCGCTGCTACCCAGGGACGCCATGGTGCGTTTCGAGCGAGGTTTCGAGAGCTAGCTGCCTGTGTACGTACGTCTGCTATCCTGCTGTGATGCTTGACGATGGAAGAAGCCCCGTGCCTATTTATAGATCGTGTGGCGTCGAGACAGATATCAAGCGTGCGTTCTCGTGTATTTCCGGTACCACCGAATTTCTACGGTTAGTCAAGGCCGGTGAGCAGTGGTGGCCATGCACAACGACCGCGCAGGAAGAGACATGCACTCGATCGACGACCCGGCGCGTGCAGCGACGACCGACGATTAGTCACTACGGCCGCGCAGGAAGAGACAGATTCGCGTCTCCATTTTTCTCCGGTTAGTCAACAAGGCCCCCACGTCGCTCTTTCTCTGTCCGGCCTACTGCTTAGTGCTTACTTATATCTACACTACATTGACTACAAGTACCCCTGAAAGAAAAATCCACACTACAAGTTAATTTAGAGCTCCAAAAGGAAAGGTTTCCTCGCTCGATATGTGTCTGTTTCTTTCTTTGTTATATAGGACCCGAATATCCAACAAACGCCAGATTATTAGGCATGGTAAAACGAATAGTTTTTCTGCCAAATTGCGTTCACTGAGGATGTTAATTTTAGTTGGCAAGCACAGGAAATCCGcctcaatttatttatttttaccaGGAATTTGTCATGCTTGTAAAACTAAGTTTGACATCCTCGCGCAAATATAAATTGTCATGAAAGACGTTCGATTGCCATGTCAGAAAATCCGACGTCTGAATTTTAGTCTTTTGGCACTATCATTATACTCTCTGCACCCCACTCACTATCACCTCTTCCTTTTGCGCCTATATGTACGTACGTGTCCAGGAGGAGAGTTATTTAAATTCTACTGTAATTATAAGCATCCTGCTAGCTGGCCATTATTTCGGTAGATGTCACATggctacaatatactccctctgttcctaaatatctgtctttctagacatttcaaatggaatacaacatacagatatacatagacataatttagagtgtagattaactcattttgcttcgaatgtagccacttgttgaaatctttagaaagacaaatatttgaaaacggagggagtactatttagaaGTTGTAGATGCATCAATATCTCACATTGCAGTTCTGTTATCTGCAAAGGGCATGGTAGGTTCCCATTTTCCATCTACTGTGCCAGAACTTGTGTGTGGACAGACGTACATAAAGCTGGAATAACGGCAAAAAGGACCAAAGATGTTTACCATTCGAGTACAGCCAGGCCAGACACTGGCGGAGCGCTCCGGTGGGCAGGGTATGCCAGCCGCCATACCTTGATTTTGGGCAAAAAAGAATTTATACGTATGCATCTATCTCGATCGGCACACTCTGGACTCGTTCGACCGCAGCCAgcgctggactgatgggctgttgGGCCAGTAGCCGGTGCCCGGTGGAGATATACCACGCAGGAAGGATCGATTCGATCAAGCGCCCACCCACAcgaggcaaaaaaaaaaaaaacgacGCACACGCACGCTCCACCTAGACGCGACGCGACCCTAAGCTAGCGCGGCGGCGCCTGGCCAGGTCGCGAGGACCAGGCGAGCGATCGACGACGGCGGCAGCAGGCTGGGGCTTAGAGGGCTGCGGCAGCAAGCTCCAACGGCGGCTCCAGCGAAAGCAGCAAGCTCCAGCGGGCGACGACAGTTGGGTATTTTCCTGGTAATTACCCAGGGTCCGAACCAGAGGACTAATTGCAGCCACTTTGTTAGGTATTGGCGATTTTTCTTTTGTCAATTCTCCAGGATCTGAAGTTCCGAATCAACTGCAGTAATTCTGAATATAACAGATGAAGATTTATGTAGTGACATTGTACAATAATAGGGTGGAAAGTTTATTTATATTTTTCATTCATGCTAGTGTACTGTGTACTGTAAGCACAAGTTCTTGTTTTTTGATGATTATACGTGCAAGCTAATAATATGCCCAACTAGTGCAGTTGTGTCCAGATTACTAGAAGATGGATAGAAAGGGGAATGGATTAGCAAATCCAAAGAAAAGGGAAAGAGGTAATTTCTGAAATTTTGTAGTAATTTCTCATTGAGTTGGCTATGCTTTCTACCGGTAGCGACGGCAACAATTGAAAGGGCCTTCTCATCAATGAAAATCATCAAGACTGAGTTGCGCAGCAAGATGACCGATGGTTGGCTTAATGGCTTGAGGTTTGTTATATTGAGCGAGAGATCTTCAAAAGTATTGGTCTTGGTAAAATTAAGAAAGATTTTCAGAAATGAGGGTAGGGCATTGCCATTGCCTGGGTCATTGAGCCGCCATTGAAAGCTTTATTATCGTTATGTTTTAAGTTGTTTTCCTATTGAAACATGCCTACATTTTTATTGTATTTAGTTTTTCGGTTGTAATCTGTATTGACTCTTTCGATTTGCATCAAAAGAATTCTTTCCTTAAGACTTCGCCACACCTTAAATTTTTTTCGTCCTCCGCCTCTGAGGCCAGACATACATTGCCTCTAATTTCTTCTGATCCAAATCTGATGCACAAAAGCTAAAAAAAAGGGCATTGACAAAAAGAATCAAAGATGCCACCAGAAGAGTACACTTGgtaacttcaaaaaaaaaaaaaaagaagaagagtacACTTGGTTTAACTATCACATTCACATGGCAGCAAATTCAACGTAAGCATTTTTGCGATTTTGTACTGGATCGTTACATTACTTGACCCACGACACGATTCATTCAAGAATTGTGGGAACTTGCGCGGATGGTAAGTTAACGAGTCACTGACTCAAAGTGGTAGAGATCGTAACACGATGCTATGCTCCTAGACATAGTTCAAGCTGAACTGTAAGCAAATGAACCTTATATGCGTTCTGGCGCCATCCTTCTATACCCTTTGTGAAATGGAGCCGTAGACCTTTCTGTGATGTGGTACCCTACTGGTTCCGCCTTAGCTATCTATCTATGGTGTAGTGCAGGTGAGCTTGATCACTCTGCAGTTTCGGTGATGAGCTCCTTGAGTACCTGTTTTAGGCCACTCATCTTCTTCCGGGCTCTCTGCGAACCATTTCCGTGGAAAAGGTTAGCATTTGATCAATACTGGCATCCCTGGGGTTTAGGAATGATGTTTGACTTACCTTCTGAACCTCCGAGATTTTGGTTTCGGCGTCCTTGAGCTGAGAATCAACTGTTCTCTCGGCATGTTGGAGGAGCTTCTTGTGTGATGCTCCTGTTGATGCAatcataaaacaacaccatggttaagtggtaatcctggtggcaaaCGGTTAGAAAAACAGAGCATTTAAACAGATTTCTTCAAGTGGCTGTATGGTTATATATTCCATTTGCCTCTTAAAAATGATAACAGTGAGCTAAAACTATAATTACTTCACTGCTGACTATTTCTTCTAATCATGTGCCAATGTAGATTGGACGATCATTCTTTTTCAATTAAAAACCATCTGATTTAACCACATTATTCAGCAACAAACGTCAAACCTTACAATGTTGGAATCTTATGTGCCTGGGTCAGATGACATAAAGTTTGCAATCTGTAATCAAACTGCTCCAATGGTGATACTTCATAAGGCTCCGTTTTGACAAAGGTTAACATGATTCCACATTTTTGGGAGTTCATGCAGTATCAGTTTGCAATAAATAGTCCAGCAAGTAAAATATTGCATTTGCATTTTGCAAGTGTATGGTTTCAAGTTAAACTTACTTTGCTTGTCAGCTGCTCCCTTAAGTTCTGCATGATAGGCTTCAAATTCCTCAAGCGAGTTCTTGCAACCAAGCAACTGCTGATTAACCTCCTCCTTAAACTTCTCATGAAGAACCCTTAACTGTTCTTGTTGCTCTGAAACAGGAAGACATAGGACCAGGTATATCATTTGAGTAACTAACGTTTATTCAAGAGAAACAACAGAAGACATGCAAGAAAACAAGGTAAAGTATAAGGATTCCCCAAAGGAATCTTGCGACAAATGTGCCTTGCTAACCAAACAGGCGACTAGCCTGGTCAAACATACCTAACTTCTGGTGTGGCATGGTTAGCATACCAACCAAACAGGCTCTAAGCCTAAATATATGCATACACAGTAAAAAATCCAAAGGGTAGAAGATACTCCAAAGATGTTTTGTATTCTTCAATATGGACTAAATATGGACAGAAATGAGTGAACACACTAAAATGCATCTATACACACCCAAATCAGAAAAAAgtagaacatcttataatagtgaacggagGGACTAGTAAATAAGAAATAACCAAACTATAGTGGATAAGTGCAGGCAGATTCAAAGAAATGGTACATTAATTTTTCTCAAATTAATCTTTCATGGCACTGATTTTATGCTTCAGCATTCAGACGATGAAAGTGATTCAAGAACAAAATCAACCTATTTAAGCTTAGTTTTTGGGGATTCTTTATATGCATTCAACATTCGTCTTATTATGTTTTTCTAAGTTTAGGATACGCTGGACCTACATAACATACAGGAATCAGATCATGACTTTATATGTCTATACGAATACTCTACAACTTACTGAAGTATAAGATTATGTAAATTGCTCGAGCTGAATAATCCAAATAGCTGAAGTATGAGTGGCACAATGGATCAGAATACTAGTACACATCATATCTTTATAGATACAGCTTTCTGGACGGATTCTGACTAATGGGTCTAATCTTCATAAAACTCATGATTCACAATAACAGACCACAAAACTAATTTCTGCAGTAACATAATATAGGTTGTACCTTCAAATGTTGATTCTAGTCGCTTTCTTTTAGATTTTCCTGCATTGACCAGCTTATCCCTGAAAGTACAGTTGAATGTGTCAAAAATAGCTGCACCTCTAATATATGTGATACTTTTATAACAAGCCTAGATATACAACTAGGTCTGTATATGCAGATAAGATGTTGTTTCTTGGTAGCGCCGGCAAAGATCTTACACATCATCCTGCATCTGCACCTCAACTCCCTCAAGGTGCTGGCGTATTATCTCCCCAGTACCTGCCAGTATCTCAGAacttttgtttcttgtttcagACTTGATCTTGGTTTGAAACCTTCCCAGCACCACCAGTAACTGATCAAAAGCCCTGGTTACAATCAAGAAACAAAATTGGATCAACCAACAATATCAGATATGTATTTCTTTACACAATCTACAAAACGGACCTGGTTAGGTAGTCATCTGGGCATTGCACTGGTTCTTTGTCTGACATTATAGTTTCTTGTGTTCCTGAATGAATTAGTAATGACATATCAGTTATGAACTGCAACCGTTAGTTGAACGTAAGAAGGTAATCAACTTTACCTGAAGTGACAAAAGGAATAGGCGAAGGTAAGCGCCGTTTTTTGCCTCTTTTACCATCTTTCATATGTGATTTCCTATCCAGATTTTCTGGAGGAGATTTATCAGGGCTGTCTACATCTGAAAGCCATTTGCGAGATTTATATCCTACACATGAAGAACCAGTTATAGATAAGTAACACTTCACAGGTAAACAATTTTTGGATAAATATATGACATAGTGTAATTTATACGTCTCCAACAGCATGTGGGAAAAGCTTGGCTCACGTTATTAATTTTCCAGAACTAAAGTGTCAAAATATTAAACTTAAAACACTTAGCAAAAAACAATAATGAAACGCATTTAAAGTAGCATGAATGCACATGACAGAATATGCCACATGTTGCTTCTATTCCATTTGAATGGCTTGTCATGAGCAAGCACTTCATACAATAGTTAAAGAGTGAGTGGATCATGTTTTGGAGAGCCTTAACCTTAAAGCCACAGTAGGACTATTGGATGCTCTGCCACTGATAGTGATTGATCAATGATTGCTATGAAAAAATTGTGGAAATAGAGCTGATGCAATAAAAGTAGGACTATCAGACATAGTTAGAAAAATAAACATGCCTAGGCTCTAGGTGATAGTAAAACACACCTAGTGCTTAATGTCTGCATAATTACGCTTTGGTTCAAAAAGTGCAAGCATGTGGCAGAATGTGCAATTAACACCTAGCATTTTTTTAAACTTTGCTATTGGATGCTCTGACTCCCAATGTTTAACTTTTTTTCAGGAAAAGGACAGGAGCTCTGCCAATAGTTTTAACTGGTTCTAGAAGATACATAGAGAAAGTCAATTTATATGTGCAAATACATAAAGAAGAATGTGTTCTAGAAGAGTATTATCCTCGTGCAGAACAGATGGGGTAGTACTCTGTAAACTAACACTGTCACCTTTGGTTTATAAATGTAGCACTAAATCTGAAAGTGACAAAACATACTCTAGAAAACTATTGAATTGCATGTACAAAGTATTAATGTGCACTGGAAGTTGCAAAGTCAGTATTCTGACCTTTCCCGAAGCTTGGAATAGAAGTTTGAGCCATTTCATCTTCAGTTGGCGCAATGGGTGAAAGATTTGGTTGTTTTTTGCTCTCTCTTTCTTCTGGGGAATTAGGAGATTCACTGTTAGGTAACTCATCGGTTTTATCCATCTGGTCCTGGATATCAACAGTACAGGAATGAGTGACAAACAGATAGAGTTAGTCTGTTACATGAGTATATACAAAACAAATTTACTATGGCTGGGAAATGATTTATAGATTTGGAAAGCCTACCAATGGCTCAGACCCTGGATCAGAAGCATAGGAACTTGATCTTGACCTGTTCACACTTTTTGGATACTTGGGGCTGTATGTGTCATCATGTAGCATTTTACTTCTGTGGCGGTAGCCATTTACATTAGTTGCAAAAGTAGGACTTACAAACTCATCTTGCATGTCTGCAAATCTGTTTGCCAATGGACTGGCAAACTTCTCTCCAAGTTTACCATTTATCTGGGGACTTGCCTCATTGTCCCATGGGTACATTTTCGGATCAGGTGATGGACTAGCAGCACCAGATGGTGGCGACTTAAAATTATTTCCCGCTGCTTTATGTGCCTGAGGGTTTCTGTCTGAAGCTTTGCTCAAATTAGCATTCTCCTTGTGGTGCAGCAATGAAGAATAATTTGCCTTGCTCTTTGATGAAATATTCTGAGAAGAGAGCTTATCTTCACCTTCATTCAGTGTCGTGGACAGCAACTTTTCTGAAGACTGCATCTTCTGAGGCTCAACTTTAGCCATTCCATTCAGCCGTTTCTCCCTAGTAGGGCTTCTAGAACAGCTCTCAGCAGTTTT comes from Triticum aestivum cultivar Chinese Spring chromosome 5B, IWGSC CS RefSeq v2.1, whole genome shotgun sequence and encodes:
- the LOC123115630 gene encoding protein WIR1A: MASLGSSAGGRRPTVLLQIALFVVVAAIIINSSVCLGATAVHDAAASGTGALDPNVPAVPTPGGAGQPYTGRGCRTVYGCRPPAGGQP
- the LOC123110341 gene encoding meiosis-specific protein PAIR3, translated to MTEIKLPNIQKAASSDYWSLASSQYPSGKFPKVSIGIPIPRTGSRDAAAAPAFERNPSQGTDGRSRPPKGYNASLRVSQEAANHGGSATEAPEAAPVKGSLSQPDHHAPGQTGTFSFGTRKEQDSQLDQSQNTPFLSSQGRRQVESADKTKPNSEVLRMKLWGILGTSQTKQAVASPNPEDIGTPDQPKSLTANGPSSGNKKVYTSPFPDNIKTPDLLKCQTATYAKSKPSSDPIESDSDTPQVVEIRPVTRTLGRKKAPAASKKQDKSQSAKKPLSTKCSAPKQKTLDNVFVFDEKCTPKTAGKSANGNSGCLRNLRSSNRKAKVELQKVNCSSMISDKITPDGREGRLSSRNAPSENKGEKTTSFSSLSRTGKTAESCSRSPTREKRLNGMAKVEPQKMQSSEKLLSTTLNEGEDKLSSQNISSKSKANYSSLLHHKENANLSKASDRNPQAHKAAGNNFKSPPSGAASPSPDPKMYPWDNEASPQINGKLGEKFASPLANRFADMQDEFVSPTFATNVNGYRHRSKMLHDDTYSPKYPKSVNRSRSSSYASDPGSEPLDQMDKTDELPNSESPNSPEERESKKQPNLSPIAPTEDEMAQTSIPSFGKGYKSRKWLSDVDSPDKSPPENLDRKSHMKDGKRGKKRRLPSPIPFVTSGTQETIMSDKEPVQCPDDYLTRAFDQLLVVLGRFQTKIKSETRNKSSEILAGTGEIIRQHLEGVEVQMQDDVDKLVNAGKSKRKRLESTFEEQQEQLRVLHEKFKEEVNQQLLGCKNSLEEFEAYHAELKGAADKQRASHKKLLQHAERTVDSQLKDAETKISEVQKRARKKMSGLKQVLKELITETAE